From Paraburkholderia fungorum, the proteins below share one genomic window:
- a CDS encoding ATP-dependent DNA helicase, with protein MNYVVAVRALCEFTARRGDLDLRFTPAPTSLEGMAGHLTVAGRRTSSYETEIALTGTHRSLTVRGRADGHDPVARRLEEIKTHRGDLARMPANHRALHWAQALVYGHLLCRARGLAGLDVALVYFDIGSQKETVLTQTHTARELEIFFVEQCESFLDWAVQEDAHRVARNAALGALQFPHGQFRSGQRELAVSVYRAARDGKPLMAQAPTGIGKTLATIFPLLKACASDQIDRVFFLTAKTPGRALALDAIDTLHRSAAVSSAPLPLRTLELVARDKACEHPDKACNGDSCPLANGFYDRLDAARATALAGPRLDRAAVRDAALAHEICPYYLAQELARWADVVVGDYNYYYDGSAMLYALTQLNQWRVGVLVDEAHNLLDRARGMYSASLDQAAFRVARKSAPTTLRRPLERLQRAWNAVKRAQTDTYQVYAEVPGQLLQAAQNLIGAVTDQLADAPLSIDEASLRFFFDAMHFVALAEQFGEHSIFDITLNADRYAPRGKTSATLCVRNVIPAPFLAPRYAAARTTVMFSGTLNPHHFYLDTLGLPDDTQWLDVEGPFRAEQLEVRVAANVSTRWRDREQSLAPIVDLIATQYASRPGNYLGFLSSFDYLQQVVELMRERHPDLPVWAQQPGMDEAARDAFLARFRTMNQGVGFAVLGGAFSEGVDLVGQQLIGAFIATLGLPQMNDVNEQMRRTMDAKFGSGYDYMYLYPGLRKVVQAAGRVIRTEQDRGVVHLIDDRYRRPEVRRLLPRWWVVR; from the coding sequence ATGAACTATGTAGTCGCGGTTCGCGCGCTGTGCGAATTCACTGCGAGACGCGGCGATCTGGATCTGCGCTTCACGCCCGCGCCGACTTCGCTCGAAGGCATGGCGGGGCACCTGACCGTCGCGGGTCGTCGCACGAGCAGCTATGAAACCGAAATCGCGCTGACGGGCACGCATCGCAGCCTGACCGTGCGCGGCCGCGCCGACGGCCACGACCCGGTGGCGCGCCGGCTCGAAGAGATCAAGACGCATCGCGGCGATCTGGCGCGAATGCCCGCCAATCACCGCGCGCTGCATTGGGCGCAGGCGCTGGTGTACGGCCATCTGCTGTGTCGCGCGCGCGGGCTTGCCGGGCTGGACGTTGCGCTTGTTTACTTCGATATCGGCAGCCAGAAAGAAACCGTGCTGACGCAAACGCATACGGCGCGTGAACTCGAAATTTTCTTCGTCGAGCAGTGTGAAAGTTTTCTCGATTGGGCCGTGCAGGAAGACGCGCATCGCGTCGCACGCAATGCCGCGCTCGGCGCGTTGCAGTTTCCGCATGGGCAGTTTCGCAGTGGGCAGCGTGAACTGGCGGTGTCGGTATATCGGGCGGCGCGAGACGGTAAGCCGCTGATGGCACAGGCGCCGACCGGCATCGGCAAAACGCTGGCGACGATTTTTCCGCTGCTCAAAGCGTGCGCGTCGGATCAGATCGACCGCGTATTTTTTCTGACCGCGAAGACGCCGGGCCGCGCGCTGGCCCTCGATGCAATCGACACGCTGCATCGAAGCGCGGCGGTGTCTTCCGCACCGTTGCCGCTGAGAACGCTCGAACTGGTCGCCCGCGACAAAGCCTGCGAGCATCCCGACAAGGCGTGTAACGGCGATTCCTGTCCGCTTGCGAACGGGTTCTACGACCGGCTCGACGCGGCCCGCGCCACGGCGCTGGCCGGCCCGCGTCTGGATCGCGCAGCGGTGCGCGACGCGGCGCTGGCGCATGAAATCTGTCCGTACTATCTGGCGCAGGAGTTGGCGCGCTGGGCCGACGTGGTGGTCGGCGATTACAACTACTACTACGACGGCAGCGCGATGCTGTACGCGCTGACGCAGCTCAACCAGTGGCGCGTCGGCGTGCTGGTGGACGAAGCGCACAACCTGCTCGACCGCGCGCGTGGCATGTACAGCGCGTCGCTCGATCAGGCGGCGTTCCGGGTCGCGCGCAAGAGCGCACCCACTACGTTGCGCCGCCCGCTCGAACGCCTGCAACGCGCGTGGAACGCGGTAAAACGCGCGCAGACCGACACCTATCAGGTCTACGCCGAGGTGCCGGGTCAACTGCTACAGGCCGCGCAGAATCTGATCGGCGCGGTCACCGACCAGCTTGCCGACGCACCGCTTTCCATCGACGAAGCGTCGCTGCGGTTTTTCTTCGACGCGATGCATTTCGTCGCGCTGGCCGAGCAGTTCGGCGAGCATTCGATCTTCGACATCACGCTTAACGCCGACCGCTACGCGCCGCGCGGCAAGACCAGCGCCACGCTGTGCGTGCGCAACGTGATCCCTGCGCCGTTTCTGGCGCCGCGTTACGCGGCGGCCCGTACCACGGTGATGTTTTCCGGCACGCTCAACCCGCATCATTTCTATCTCGACACGCTCGGTTTGCCGGACGACACGCAATGGCTCGATGTCGAAGGGCCGTTTCGCGCGGAGCAGCTCGAAGTGCGCGTGGCGGCCAACGTATCGACTCGCTGGCGCGACCGCGAACAATCGCTCGCGCCGATCGTCGATCTGATCGCCACGCAGTACGCGAGCCGGCCAGGCAATTACCTGGGGTTCCTGAGCAGCTTCGATTATCTGCAACAGGTGGTCGAATTGATGCGCGAGCGGCATCCCGATCTGCCCGTGTGGGCGCAGCAACCCGGCATGGACGAAGCCGCGCGCGATGCATTTCTTGCGCGATTCCGCACCATGAATCAGGGCGTGGGGTTCGCGGTGCTCGGCGGCGCGTTTTCGGAGGGTGTCGATCTGGTCGGCCAGCAGTTGATCGGCGCGTTCATCGCCACGCTCGGCTTGCCGCAGATGAACGACGTCAACGAGCAGATGCGCCGCACGATGGACGCGAAGTTTGGCAGCGGGTACGACTACATGTACCTGTACCCGGGTTTGCGGAAAGTGGTGCAGGCGGCAGGGCGCGTGATCCGCACGGAGCAGGACCGTGGCGTGGTGCATCTGATCGACGATCGCTACCGGCGCCCCGAAGTGCGGCGCCTGCTGCCGCGCTGGTGGGTGGTGCGGTAG
- a CDS encoding LutC/YkgG family protein, with amino-acid sequence MTTRDAFLAKVRQAQPPARPRPDVPLFTTAGGDLRARFSSALQAMGGTCIDAAAPADVSAMIRERFGDTASIASATAEVQRTRALTADTEPASLQDIDVGVVRARFGVAETGSVWFSEREYVVNALGYIVQHLVVLLDPAQLIDGLQDVYRRDDFRDARYAALVTGPSATADIEGVLIRGAQGVRSLTVVWLAP; translated from the coding sequence ATGACAACGCGTGACGCTTTTCTGGCGAAAGTGCGGCAGGCGCAGCCGCCGGCGCGACCGCGTCCTGACGTGCCGCTTTTCACCACGGCCGGCGGCGATTTGCGTGCGCGGTTTTCGTCCGCATTGCAGGCGATGGGCGGCACCTGTATCGACGCGGCGGCCCCGGCCGACGTGAGCGCGATGATCCGCGAACGCTTCGGCGATACGGCGTCGATTGCGTCGGCCACCGCTGAAGTGCAGCGCACGCGCGCACTGACAGCGGACACCGAGCCCGCGTCGTTGCAAGACATCGATGTCGGGGTGGTGCGGGCGCGCTTCGGCGTCGCCGAAACCGGCTCGGTGTGGTTCAGCGAGCGCGAATACGTAGTCAATGCGCTGGGATACATTGTCCAGCACCTGGTCGTGCTGCTCGATCCCGCACAGTTGATCGACGGCTTGCAGGATGTTTACCGTCGCGACGATTTCCGCGATGCGCGTTATGCGGCGCTTGTCACGGGACCCTCGGCCACGGCGGATATCGAAGGTGTGCTGATTCGCGGCGCGCAAGGCGTGCGTTCGCTGACCGTGGTGTGGCTCGCGCCCTGA
- a CDS encoding mechanosensitive ion channel family protein, translating into MRKLLHVWLLLLFAFGVSSADAAVAATAAAKAASTSPASGEAVSLTPQQARAALDVLNDPKRRAQVADTLQAIAAAGALSAPPASAPQAASAPAAAPASGVAAIVPDAFKSNGLASQLARQGAHWAVKFGKSLRGSVAALLDVTSVHAWWNWQSSNPEARATLLRVIGSLLAALIPAFVLEWLARRLLRRAYLALAARRERNEQDEAARADLPVDVVPPSADAPNAAPALPVSPAAPGTAGKSPADSKVIEAKGKQNARHHWTLLQRLPRALFITVLRLLPLVVFVGAASALMSIYADNGTAQDRALDSLIDIYVLSRVIVIGFGFFLQPTAPRLRLLNMSDAWAMFVQRWIVRIVAVVGSGVALAEVAQSVGLNDAAHLALLKVVTLAGHVMLSVLILQCARPVGELIRKRFAAHASLQMLGNAFADAWAWFAVAIVMALWVVWAFDVQNGYHTLLHVGGLSIAILVGARVVSIVIFGALARLFHVEDESQKSLVHQHAYRYYPLLRRLIGWLIGIATALGLLQVWGVDVVDLFGAGTVGHRLASALATIGVAAVIALVVWEAVNVSVEQRLDRWTTSGDLVRAARLRTLLPMLRSALFCVIALVVVLTGLSELGVNIGPLLAGASIFGVALGFGSQKLVQDFITGIFLLMENAMQVGDWVTLAGVSGTVEYLSIRTVRLRGSDGSLFTVPFSSVSTVNNTNRGLGNAAVRVNIVFGQDTDLAIDTLKEIGAALRQDDKFKDGILSDFSFWGVDGVDGSAVTLAGQIQCRDTTRWGVQREFNRRILDRFRELGIEIANPQRHLLTWDPESVPAQIGGGETRAPEVKDDAAPPPSPADVPRKDDDGDAPVEDQIPVDPQPAGGPGTPANPGTPSPHK; encoded by the coding sequence ATGCGCAAATTACTTCACGTCTGGTTACTTCTACTTTTCGCCTTCGGCGTGTCATCCGCCGATGCCGCCGTTGCCGCCACCGCTGCGGCCAAAGCAGCGTCCACGTCACCCGCTTCCGGCGAGGCCGTCAGCCTGACGCCCCAGCAGGCCCGCGCCGCGCTCGACGTGCTCAACGATCCGAAACGCCGCGCGCAGGTCGCCGACACCCTGCAGGCGATTGCCGCCGCCGGTGCGTTGAGCGCGCCGCCCGCATCCGCGCCGCAAGCCGCGTCGGCGCCCGCTGCGGCTCCGGCAAGCGGAGTGGCCGCGATTGTCCCCGACGCCTTCAAGTCCAACGGACTCGCGTCGCAACTTGCCCGTCAGGGCGCGCATTGGGCGGTCAAATTCGGCAAGTCGCTGCGCGGGTCGGTCGCGGCGCTGCTCGACGTGACCTCGGTCCACGCGTGGTGGAACTGGCAATCGAGCAACCCAGAAGCACGCGCGACGCTGCTGCGCGTCATCGGCTCGCTGCTCGCGGCACTCATTCCCGCGTTCGTGCTCGAATGGCTCGCGCGGCGGCTGTTGCGCCGCGCTTATCTGGCCTTGGCCGCACGCCGCGAGCGTAACGAACAGGACGAAGCGGCGCGCGCCGATCTCCCCGTCGATGTCGTGCCGCCGTCCGCCGATGCACCGAACGCCGCACCCGCGCTGCCGGTTTCACCCGCCGCGCCCGGCACCGCCGGCAAGTCGCCCGCCGACAGCAAGGTGATCGAAGCGAAAGGCAAGCAGAACGCGCGGCATCACTGGACGCTGCTGCAGCGTCTGCCGCGCGCGCTGTTCATCACCGTGTTGCGGTTGCTGCCGCTCGTGGTTTTCGTCGGCGCGGCGAGCGCGCTGATGTCGATCTACGCCGACAACGGCACGGCGCAAGACCGCGCCCTCGATTCGCTGATCGACATCTACGTGTTGTCGCGCGTCATCGTGATCGGTTTCGGGTTCTTCCTGCAACCCACCGCGCCGCGTCTGCGGCTGCTCAACATGAGCGATGCGTGGGCGATGTTCGTGCAGCGCTGGATCGTGCGGATCGTTGCCGTAGTCGGCAGCGGCGTCGCGCTCGCCGAAGTCGCGCAGTCGGTCGGCCTGAACGATGCCGCGCATCTCGCGTTGCTGAAGGTGGTCACGCTGGCGGGTCACGTCATGCTGTCGGTGCTGATACTGCAATGCGCACGGCCGGTCGGCGAGTTGATCCGCAAACGCTTTGCCGCGCACGCGTCGCTGCAGATGCTCGGCAACGCATTCGCCGACGCGTGGGCGTGGTTCGCGGTCGCGATCGTGATGGCGCTGTGGGTCGTCTGGGCGTTCGACGTGCAGAACGGTTATCACACGCTGCTGCATGTCGGCGGCCTGTCGATCGCGATCCTCGTCGGCGCGCGGGTCGTGTCGATCGTGATTTTCGGTGCGCTGGCGCGGCTCTTTCACGTGGAAGACGAGTCGCAGAAGTCGCTCGTGCATCAGCACGCGTACCGTTATTACCCGCTGTTGCGCCGCCTGATCGGCTGGCTGATCGGCATCGCGACCGCCCTCGGGCTGCTGCAGGTGTGGGGCGTCGATGTGGTCGATCTGTTCGGTGCGGGCACGGTCGGGCACCGGCTCGCGTCGGCGCTGGCGACCATCGGCGTGGCGGCGGTGATCGCGCTGGTCGTATGGGAAGCCGTCAACGTGTCGGTCGAACAGCGGCTGGACCGCTGGACCACCAGCGGCGATCTGGTGCGCGCCGCGCGCCTGCGCACATTGCTGCCGATGCTGCGCAGCGCGCTCTTCTGCGTGATCGCGCTGGTGGTCGTGCTCACCGGCCTCAGCGAACTCGGCGTGAACATCGGGCCGCTGCTGGCGGGCGCGAGTATCTTCGGCGTCGCGCTGGGCTTCGGCTCGCAAAAGCTCGTGCAGGATTTCATCACCGGCATTTTCCTGTTGATGGAAAACGCGATGCAGGTCGGCGACTGGGTCACGCTCGCGGGCGTGTCGGGCACCGTCGAATATCTGTCGATCCGCACGGTGCGGCTGCGCGGTAGCGACGGCTCGCTGTTCACGGTGCCGTTCAGTTCGGTATCGACGGTGAACAACACCAATCGCGGGCTGGGCAATGCGGCGGTGCGGGTCAATATCGTGTTCGGCCAGGACACCGATCTCGCGATCGACACGCTGAAGGAAATCGGCGCGGCGCTGCGTCAGGACGACAAGTTCAAGGACGGCATCCTGTCCGACTTCTCGTTCTGGGGCGTCGATGGCGTGGACGGCTCGGCTGTTACGCTCGCCGGTCAGATTCAATGCCGCGACACGACCCGCTGGGGCGTGCAGCGCGAATTCAACCGGCGCATTCTCGACCGGTTCCGTGAGTTGGGAATCGAGATTGCGAATCCGCAGCGCCATCTTCTGACGTGGGACCCGGAGAGCGTGCCCGCGCAGATCGGCGGAGGCGAAACGCGTGCGCCCGAGGTGAAGGATGACGCGGCACCCCCGCCGTCGCCAGCAGATGTACCGCGAAAAGACGACGACGGCGATGCGCCGGTCGAAGATCAGATTCCGGTCGATCCGCAACCGGCCGGTGGCCCGGGAACGCCTGCGAATCCAGGCACGCCCTCGCCTCACAAATAA
- a CDS encoding VRR-NUC domain-containing protein, translated as MATDVRSDFPSDTPYYLLNFERALAWLAARYDDLLDAHEHAFLRDFAGLPQASRALLVRMLMRKGTLFRASRLVYDEIGCPLQAAAPLAASGWIDAEPALSIDDLFALSTRPQLLEIFADAIALIPGAKALRKPDLLETLRPFYPGDDDQQQPLAAWHPHTADCVLHVAIAPLCERLRLMFFGNLQQDWSEFVLADLGVFQYEKVAFAPSSRAFQQRADVDVYLALHACREALEWLPADDHAALDELIATIGTIETANPWLETRRAKLLFRIGYDCERRRNWAAALAIYESCAWPGARHRRMRVLERSERFDDAFALALQAATEPESEEEAQRIARMLPRLRRKRGEPVMRTPAARPVERSTLVLPKPEVPQSVEYVARDYLSTDAAPVHYVENALINSLFGLLCWEPVFAALPGAFFHPFQRGPADLHAPDFHARRADQFAACLAQLDSGVYRETIQRHLHAKAGLQSPFVFWGLLSAELVSLALDCLPAAHLKLWFERLLRDIRGNRSGLPDLIRFWPDERRYELIEVKGPGDRLQDNQIRWLAYCAQHAMPVRVLDIRWAGEESVGEAEFSGAAV; from the coding sequence GTGGCAACTGACGTCCGGTCAGATTTTCCGTCTGACACTCCTTACTACCTGCTGAATTTCGAGCGCGCGCTCGCGTGGCTTGCCGCGCGTTATGACGACTTGCTGGACGCGCACGAGCACGCGTTTCTGCGCGATTTCGCCGGGTTGCCGCAGGCATCGCGCGCATTGCTGGTACGCATGCTGATGCGCAAAGGCACGTTGTTTCGCGCGAGCCGACTGGTCTATGACGAGATCGGCTGCCCTTTGCAGGCGGCGGCTCCATTGGCTGCATCCGGCTGGATCGACGCCGAACCCGCGCTCTCTATCGACGACCTGTTCGCGCTCTCCACACGTCCCCAGTTGCTCGAGATTTTCGCCGACGCCATCGCGTTGATCCCCGGTGCGAAGGCTTTGCGCAAACCCGATCTGCTGGAGACGCTGCGTCCTTTTTATCCAGGCGACGACGACCAGCAGCAGCCACTTGCTGCATGGCATCCACACACTGCCGATTGCGTTCTTCACGTTGCCATCGCGCCACTTTGCGAACGCCTGCGGTTGATGTTCTTCGGCAACTTGCAGCAGGATTGGTCCGAGTTCGTGCTCGCCGACCTTGGCGTGTTCCAGTATGAAAAGGTCGCGTTTGCGCCGTCGTCGCGCGCGTTTCAGCAACGCGCGGACGTCGACGTGTATCTCGCGTTGCATGCGTGCCGCGAAGCGCTCGAATGGCTGCCCGCAGACGATCACGCCGCGCTGGACGAACTGATTGCCACCATCGGCACAATCGAAACGGCGAACCCGTGGCTCGAAACGCGTCGCGCGAAACTGTTGTTTCGAATTGGCTACGATTGCGAACGTCGGCGCAATTGGGCTGCTGCGCTGGCGATTTATGAAAGTTGCGCGTGGCCCGGCGCGCGGCATCGGCGTATGCGTGTGCTTGAACGCAGCGAGCGTTTCGACGACGCGTTTGCGTTGGCATTGCAAGCCGCAACCGAGCCGGAAAGCGAAGAAGAAGCGCAGCGTATTGCGCGGATGTTGCCGCGTTTGCGGCGCAAGCGCGGTGAGCCGGTCATGCGCACGCCGGCCGCGCGTCCGGTCGAACGCAGCACGCTGGTGTTGCCGAAGCCCGAGGTTCCGCAATCGGTCGAATATGTCGCGCGCGATTATCTGAGCACCGACGCCGCGCCAGTGCATTACGTCGAGAACGCGCTGATCAATTCGCTGTTCGGTCTGCTGTGCTGGGAGCCGGTTTTTGCGGCGCTGCCCGGCGCTTTTTTTCATCCGTTTCAACGCGGGCCGGCCGATCTGCATGCGCCGGATTTTCACGCGCGTCGTGCGGATCAGTTCGCCGCGTGCCTCGCGCAACTCGACAGCGGCGTTTATCGCGAGACGATTCAACGGCATTTGCACGCGAAGGCGGGCTTGCAATCGCCGTTCGTATTCTGGGGACTGTTGTCGGCGGAACTCGTTTCGCTTGCGCTCGACTGTCTGCCTGCCGCGCATCTGAAACTGTGGTTCGAGCGGCTGCTGCGCGATATTCGCGGCAACCGGTCGGGCTTGCCCGATCTGATCCGCTTCTGGCCCGATGAGCGGCGTTATGAATTGATCGAAGTGAAAGGGCCGGGCGATCGCCTGCAGGACAATCAGATTCGCTGGCTGGCGTATTGCGCGCAGCATGCAATGCCGGTGCGCGTGCTCGACATTCGCTGGGCCGGAGAAGAGAGCGTCGGCGAAGCGGAATTCAGCGGAGCGGCCGTATGA
- a CDS encoding FadR/GntR family transcriptional regulator, translated as MPFQPIQSFTRKRLSDVVSDQIKQLISEGTLMPGDRLPAERDLATQLGVSRPSLREALIRLEADGYIETSGRGGFTVVDMTAPIISRPLAELLLQNPRTSADILELRQGLESISTVYAAQRATAADLKKITKAFDALKAGSQSQDRVNLAELDAAFHLAIADSTHNVALAHVMHGIHTLIREGMRQYHRLIDYDDAMEKQLMNQHQAIYDAVIARDAQKARKAAERHLAYVREMYKDDAAKPSASEVS; from the coding sequence ATGCCATTTCAGCCGATCCAGTCCTTCACACGCAAACGGCTGTCCGATGTCGTGTCCGACCAGATCAAGCAGCTGATCTCGGAGGGCACGCTGATGCCCGGCGACCGCTTGCCGGCCGAGCGCGACCTGGCGACGCAACTCGGCGTATCGCGGCCGTCGCTGAGAGAGGCGCTGATCAGGCTGGAAGCGGACGGCTACATCGAAACGTCAGGGCGGGGCGGTTTTACCGTCGTCGACATGACCGCGCCGATTATTTCCCGGCCGCTTGCCGAACTGCTGTTGCAGAATCCGCGTACCAGTGCCGATATTCTGGAGTTGCGCCAGGGGCTCGAATCGATTTCAACGGTTTATGCCGCGCAGCGCGCGACCGCCGCCGACCTGAAAAAAATCACCAAAGCGTTCGACGCATTGAAGGCAGGCTCGCAGTCGCAGGATCGCGTGAATCTTGCGGAACTGGATGCCGCGTTTCACCTGGCAATCGCCGACTCCACGCATAACGTCGCACTCGCGCATGTGATGCATGGCATTCACACGCTGATTCGCGAAGGCATGCGCCAGTACCATCGGCTGATCGATTACGACGACGCGATGGAAAAGCAGTTGATGAACCAGCATCAGGCGATCTACGACGCTGTAATCGCTCGCGACGCGCAAAAGGCGCGCAAAGCCGCCGAGCGTCATCTCGCCTATGTCCGCGAAATGTATAAGGACGATGCGGCGAAACCGTCGGCGAGCGAGGTTTCGTGA
- a CDS encoding lactate utilization protein B, with product MSRIDHAKAAGAFIKKTEHVAFHDKRLWDLREKRDAQAHGIAEWETLRELASGIKEHTLSNLSDYLAQFAAAAEANGVVVHWAATAEEHNALVHKIMSERGMTTLVKSKSMLTDECKMREYLEPRGITVMETDLGERIQQLDHQDPSHMVVPAVHKLRADVAELFGRTIGTDPKNSDIHYLAESQRMNTRPYFVREKTAGMTGCNFAVAETGTVVVCTNEGNADLSANVPPLHIASIGIEKLIPKVSDLGVFIRMLSRSALGSPITQYTSHFRAPRPGTEMHYILVDHGRSERLAMEDFWYSLKCIRCGACMNTCPVYRRSGGLSYGGTYSGPIGAIINPTFDLKRYSALPFASTLNGSCTNVCPVKINIHEQIYKWRTVIAEHHEVPFVKQEVLKMAGRLLASPTLYRATVSSMGSALRRLPNFVLYNPLNIWGKQRELPEAPKETFHAWYKKNRGGSDDNA from the coding sequence ATGAGCCGGATCGATCATGCGAAGGCGGCGGGTGCGTTCATCAAGAAGACTGAACACGTCGCGTTTCACGACAAACGTCTGTGGGATTTGCGTGAGAAACGCGACGCGCAGGCGCATGGCATCGCCGAATGGGAAACGCTGCGCGAACTGGCGTCGGGAATCAAGGAACACACGCTGTCGAATCTGTCCGACTATCTCGCGCAGTTTGCGGCGGCAGCGGAAGCGAACGGTGTCGTCGTGCATTGGGCCGCGACCGCCGAAGAGCACAACGCACTGGTGCACAAGATCATGTCCGAACGCGGCATGACCACACTCGTCAAAAGCAAGTCGATGCTCACCGACGAATGCAAGATGCGCGAATACCTCGAGCCGCGCGGCATCACGGTGATGGAAACGGACCTCGGCGAGCGCATCCAGCAACTCGATCATCAGGACCCGAGTCATATGGTGGTGCCTGCCGTGCACAAATTGCGCGCGGATGTGGCCGAGCTTTTTGGCCGTACCATCGGCACCGATCCGAAGAACAGCGACATTCACTATCTCGCAGAGAGTCAGCGGATGAACACGCGGCCTTATTTCGTGCGCGAGAAGACAGCGGGCATGACGGGCTGCAATTTCGCGGTGGCCGAGACGGGCACGGTCGTGGTCTGCACGAATGAAGGCAACGCGGATCTGTCGGCGAATGTGCCGCCGTTGCATATCGCGTCGATCGGTATCGAGAAACTGATTCCGAAAGTATCGGATCTCGGCGTGTTTATCCGCATGCTGTCGCGTAGTGCGCTCGGCTCGCCGATTACGCAGTACACGTCGCATTTTCGCGCGCCGAGACCCGGCACCGAAATGCATTACATCCTCGTCGATCACGGCCGCTCCGAGCGGCTCGCGATGGAGGACTTCTGGTACTCGCTCAAGTGCATCCGCTGCGGTGCGTGCATGAATACGTGTCCGGTGTACCGGCGCAGCGGCGGCCTGTCGTATGGCGGCACTTACTCGGGGCCGATCGGCGCGATCATCAACCCGACGTTCGATCTGAAGCGATATAGCGCGTTGCCGTTTGCGTCGACGCTCAACGGTAGCTGCACGAACGTGTGTCCGGTGAAAATCAATATTCACGAGCAGATCTACAAATGGCGCACGGTGATTGCCGAGCATCATGAAGTGCCGTTCGTGAAGCAGGAGGTGCTAAAAATGGCGGGGCGTTTGCTCGCGAGTCCGACCTTGTATCGCGCGACGGTGTCGTCGATGGGTAGCGCGTTGCGGCGTCTGCCGAATTTCGTGCTGTATAACCCGCTGAATATCTGGGGCAAGCAGCGCGAGTTGCCGGAGGCGCCGAAAGAAACCTTCCATGCCTGGTACAAAAAGAATCGGGGAGGCAGCGATGACAACGCGTGA
- a CDS encoding (Fe-S)-binding protein: protein MKVALFIPCFIDAFYPEVGIATLELLERFGIDVDYPQQQTCCGQPMANSGAHAEAAGTERVFANNFAGYDYIVGPSASCIHHVREHLTALEQTDEVKKVRASAYELVEFLHDVVGAREFPWAEFPHRVGLHNSCSALRHLKEASVSEIAATPFSKPRALLEGVKGIEFVKPARPDECCGFGGTFSVTEEPVSVRMGQDKVRDHLNAGAEYIVSGDMSCLMHQQGCAERMKADARFIHIAQVLNGARV from the coding sequence ATGAAAGTCGCCCTGTTTATCCCTTGCTTCATCGACGCGTTCTATCCTGAAGTCGGCATCGCCACGCTCGAATTGCTCGAACGCTTCGGCATCGATGTCGATTATCCGCAGCAGCAAACCTGCTGCGGTCAGCCGATGGCCAACAGCGGTGCGCATGCCGAAGCCGCCGGCACCGAGCGCGTGTTTGCGAACAACTTCGCGGGCTACGACTACATCGTCGGACCCTCGGCGAGTTGCATCCATCATGTGCGCGAGCACCTCACCGCGCTGGAGCAGACCGACGAAGTGAAGAAGGTCCGCGCGAGCGCGTACGAACTGGTCGAATTCCTGCATGACGTGGTTGGCGCGCGTGAATTTCCGTGGGCCGAGTTTCCGCATCGGGTGGGGTTGCACAACAGTTGTAGCGCGCTGCGTCATCTGAAAGAAGCGTCGGTATCGGAGATTGCAGCCACACCGTTTTCGAAACCGCGTGCTTTGCTCGAAGGCGTGAAGGGGATCGAGTTCGTCAAACCGGCACGCCCCGACGAATGCTGCGGATTCGGCGGCACGTTCTCCGTCACCGAAGAGCCGGTGTCGGTGCGCATGGGACAGGACAAGGTGCGCGATCACTTGAACGCGGGCGCCGAATACATTGTGTCCGGCGACATGTCGTGTCTGATGCACCAGCAAGGCTGCGCTGAACGCATGAAAGCCGACGCGCGCTTCATTCATATCGCGCAGGTCCTCAACGGAGCACGCGTATGA